The bacterium genome includes a window with the following:
- a CDS encoding pyridoxal phosphate-dependent aminotransferase, whose protein sequence is MTPFSVAPAKAMSRLGTETAFEVLVKAKALEAQGKEIIHLEIGEPDFDTPSNITEAAIKALREGWTHYGPAAGLPELRQAIAQYIGSMRHIDVSPDEVVVTPGGKPIIFFPILALAQEGDEVIYPNPGFPIYESMINFVGAKAVPLKISEDKDFRFDINELKSKINSKTKMVIINSPANPTGGVLSEQDIREIADLVKQYNCYVMSDEIYSRILYGHQHHSIASLPGMKERTIILDGFSKTYSMTGWRAGYGVMNKELAAMVTKLMTNSNSCTNSFVQRACVEALKGPQDSVDKMLAEFQRRRDFMVDGLNKIKGFSCKKPLGAFYVFPNITKTGMDSRKLGDYLLNEAGVAALSGTAFGDFGQGYLRFSYANSIENIAKAIERIDKAINKL, encoded by the coding sequence ATGACACCATTTTCAGTTGCACCTGCCAAAGCGATGAGCCGGTTGGGTACGGAAACGGCATTTGAAGTTTTGGTCAAAGCAAAGGCTCTCGAAGCGCAGGGTAAAGAAATTATTCATTTGGAAATCGGGGAACCGGATTTCGATACACCGTCGAATATTACTGAAGCGGCGATTAAAGCATTGCGTGAAGGATGGACGCATTACGGCCCGGCGGCCGGATTACCGGAACTTCGGCAAGCCATTGCCCAGTATATCGGCTCCATGCGCCATATCGACGTATCGCCGGATGAAGTCGTGGTGACGCCCGGCGGTAAACCGATTATTTTCTTTCCGATTCTCGCGCTCGCACAGGAAGGCGATGAAGTGATTTATCCCAATCCTGGATTTCCGATTTACGAATCGATGATCAATTTTGTCGGCGCCAAAGCGGTGCCGTTGAAAATCAGCGAAGACAAAGATTTTCGTTTCGATATCAATGAGCTGAAATCGAAAATCAATTCAAAAACCAAAATGGTAATTATCAATTCCCCGGCTAATCCGACAGGCGGTGTTTTGAGTGAGCAGGATATTCGTGAAATTGCAGATTTGGTCAAACAGTATAACTGTTATGTGATGTCGGATGAAATTTACAGCCGGATTCTTTACGGCCATCAGCATCACAGCATTGCATCACTGCCGGGAATGAAGGAGCGTACAATCATTTTGGATGGTTTTTCAAAAACGTATTCCATGACGGGCTGGCGCGCAGGCTATGGCGTGATGAATAAAGAATTGGCAGCGATGGTAACGAAACTGATGACGAACAGCAATTCGTGTACAAACAGTTTTGTCCAACGCGCATGCGTTGAGGCCCTGAAAGGTCCGCAGGATTCAGTCGATAAAATGCTCGCCGAATTCCAACGCCGGCGTGATTTTATGGTCGACGGATTGAATAAGATCAAAGGTTTCTCATGCAAAAAACCTTTAGGCGCTTTTTATGTATTTCCCAATATCACGAAAACAGGAATGGATTCACGAAAATTGGGAGATTATTTGCTGAACGAAGCAGGCGTCGCGGCGTTGTCAGGCACGGCGTTTGGCGATTTCGGGCAAGGTTATTTAAGATTCTCATATGCCAATTCGATTGAAAATATTGCGAAAGCAATTGAGCGAATTGATAAAGCTATTAATAAGCTGTAA
- the thiC gene encoding phosphomethylpyrimidine synthase ThiC — protein sequence MSKQVSAVPNKDSKITTTPFVASKKIYVSGQRHAIQVAMREISISDGFSHEEKNGHGQSVVVYDTSGPYTDPNVKIDIYAGLQPLRLDWIRSRGQIDELPQITSEYGRLRENDSSLNSIRFQRRHKAQRAKKGANVTQMFYAKQGIVTPEMEYIAIRENQEREAAWKEFTTQHPGEHFGASIPPTITPEFVRDEVARGRAIIPANINHPESEPMIIGRNFLVKINANIGNSAVASSIEEEVEKMIWAIRWGADTVMDLSTGKNIHETREWILRNSPVPIGTVPIYQALEKVNGKAEDLTWEIFRDTLIEQAEQGVDYFTIHAGVRLAYIPLTAKRVTGIVSRGGSILAKWCLAHHKENFLYTHFEDICEIMKAYDVSFSLGDGLRPGSIADANDEAQFAELETLGELTNIAWKHDVQTMIEGPGHIPMHMIQVNMTKQLEVCGEAPFYTLGPLTTDIAPGYDHITSAIGAAMIGWYGCAMLCYVTPKEHLGLPDRDDVKEGVIAYKIAAHAADLAKGHPGAQIRDNALSKARFEFRWEDQFNLSLDPDTAREFHDETLPSDNAKVAHFCSMCGPHFCSMKITQDVRDYADSLKIEESKAIEIGLKEKAEEFKKAGAKIYVPVAEEESA from the coding sequence ATGTCAAAACAAGTATCGGCTGTTCCGAATAAAGACAGCAAGATTACTACGACGCCTTTTGTTGCGTCCAAAAAAATATATGTGTCCGGTCAACGGCATGCGATTCAAGTGGCGATGCGCGAGATCAGCATCAGCGACGGCTTTTCGCACGAAGAAAAAAATGGTCACGGACAATCGGTTGTTGTATACGATACGAGCGGGCCCTATACCGATCCGAACGTGAAGATCGATATTTATGCAGGGCTTCAGCCCTTGCGTCTAGATTGGATTCGTTCGCGGGGACAAATTGATGAATTGCCGCAAATTACTTCGGAATACGGGCGGTTACGTGAAAATGATTCTTCGTTGAATTCAATCCGTTTTCAACGTCGCCACAAAGCTCAACGTGCCAAGAAGGGAGCCAACGTTACGCAGATGTTTTACGCTAAACAAGGCATTGTGACGCCGGAAATGGAATACATTGCCATTCGCGAAAATCAAGAACGCGAGGCGGCGTGGAAAGAATTTACGACGCAGCATCCCGGCGAACATTTCGGCGCGAGCATTCCTCCAACCATTACTCCGGAATTTGTCAGGGATGAGGTAGCGCGCGGCCGGGCGATCATTCCGGCCAATATCAATCACCCGGAAAGCGAGCCGATGATCATCGGGAGGAATTTCCTCGTGAAAATCAATGCTAATATCGGTAATTCGGCTGTGGCTTCGAGCATCGAAGAGGAAGTTGAAAAAATGATCTGGGCGATTCGCTGGGGCGCCGATACGGTTATGGATTTATCGACCGGTAAAAATATTCATGAAACGCGCGAATGGATTTTACGCAACTCGCCGGTACCGATCGGAACGGTTCCGATCTATCAGGCATTGGAGAAAGTGAATGGCAAAGCGGAAGATCTTACGTGGGAGATCTTCCGTGATACGCTGATCGAACAGGCAGAACAAGGCGTCGATTATTTTACCATTCACGCCGGAGTACGCTTGGCGTACATTCCGCTGACTGCAAAACGTGTAACGGGTATTGTTTCCCGAGGCGGTTCAATTTTAGCGAAATGGTGTTTGGCTCATCATAAAGAAAATTTTCTTTATACGCATTTTGAAGACATTTGTGAAATCATGAAAGCGTACGACGTGTCGTTCAGTCTTGGCGACGGTTTGCGACCGGGATCGATTGCCGATGCCAACGATGAAGCGCAATTTGCCGAACTGGAAACATTGGGAGAACTAACCAATATTGCGTGGAAACACGATGTGCAAACGATGATTGAAGGACCGGGACATATTCCGATGCACATGATTCAAGTGAATATGACGAAACAACTGGAAGTTTGCGGTGAGGCCCCGTTTTATACGTTGGGGCCGTTGACTACGGACATTGCGCCCGGATATGATCACATCACGTCGGCGATCGGTGCGGCCATGATCGGATGGTACGGATGTGCGATGCTGTGTTACGTGACTCCCAAAGAACATCTTGGTTTGCCGGACAGAGATGATGTGAAAGAAGGCGTCATTGCTTATAAAATTGCCGCGCACGCCGCCGATCTGGCCAAAGGCCATCCCGGCGCACAAATCCGCGATAACGCGCTCAGCAAGGCGCGGTTCGAATTCCGCTGGGAAGATCAGTTCAATCTTTCGCTTGATCCCGACACGGCGCGGGAATTTCACGACGAAACGCTGCCTTCGGACAATGCCAAAGTCGCCCATTTCTGCAGTATGTGCGGCCCGCATTTCTGTTCGATGAAAATTACACAAGACGTGCGGGATTATGCGGATTCTTTGAAAATTGAAGAAAGCAAAGCGATTGAAATTGGCTTGAAGGAAAAAGCGGAGGAATTCAAAAAAGCCGGAGCAAAAATATACGTTCCAGTAGCTGAAGAAGAATCAGCTTAA
- the gcvT gene encoding glycine cleavage system aminomethyltransferase GcvT, which translates to MSDSNTTTKRTPFYDKHVAAGAKMAEFAGYWMPIRYDGDIVEHQRVRTNVGVFDVSHMGEFYVTGDGALDFLQKVTVNDVSKLAVYQAQYSAMCKPDGGIVDDLIVYRYPDKFMLVVNASNMEKDFNWLKSNCPKDVKLENASDRIALLAVQGPNAQAVIQSLTKVNVPAIKFYWFAEGELDGVSMTISRTGYTGERGYELYFNEKYADQIWKAVMRAGEKFNIGLAGLGARDTLRLEMKYCLYGNDIDETTHPLEAGLGWITKLNKGDFLGKDVMAKAKAAGLKRKLIGIEVEGKVPARHGYDVMKDGKKIGHVTSGTFSPSLQKAIAMAYVETPYAENGTTLTVNARGRELSAKVIPTPFYNGDPSKD; encoded by the coding sequence GTGTCAGACTCAAATACAACTACCAAGAGAACTCCGTTTTATGATAAGCATGTCGCGGCGGGAGCTAAGATGGCGGAGTTTGCCGGCTACTGGATGCCGATCCGATACGACGGTGATATTGTCGAACATCAGCGCGTGCGTACGAATGTCGGCGTTTTTGACGTGTCACATATGGGCGAATTTTATGTGACCGGCGACGGCGCGTTAGATTTCCTTCAAAAAGTGACGGTCAACGACGTTTCAAAACTAGCCGTATATCAGGCTCAATATTCCGCTATGTGTAAACCGGATGGCGGAATTGTCGACGATCTGATTGTCTACCGTTATCCCGATAAATTCATGCTTGTGGTGAATGCATCCAATATGGAAAAAGATTTTAACTGGCTAAAATCAAATTGCCCAAAAGACGTCAAACTGGAAAATGCCAGCGATCGCATTGCTTTACTGGCCGTTCAAGGCCCGAATGCCCAGGCTGTGATTCAGTCTTTGACGAAAGTGAACGTTCCGGCAATAAAATTTTATTGGTTTGCCGAAGGCGAACTCGACGGTGTATCCATGACCATTTCCAGAACCGGTTACACCGGCGAACGTGGATACGAATTGTATTTCAATGAAAAATATGCCGATCAGATCTGGAAGGCCGTGATGCGTGCAGGTGAAAAATTTAATATCGGACTTGCAGGGCTTGGCGCACGCGATACCTTGCGATTAGAAATGAAATATTGTTTATATGGCAATGACATTGATGAGACGACCCACCCGTTGGAAGCCGGATTAGGCTGGATTACTAAATTAAATAAAGGCGATTTTCTTGGCAAAGACGTGATGGCCAAAGCCAAAGCCGCAGGTCTTAAACGGAAATTGATCGGCATTGAAGTCGAAGGCAAAGTACCGGCGCGGCACGGATATGATGTCATGAAAGACGGAAAGAAAATCGGGCACGTAACCAGCGGAACTTTTTCACCATCGTTACAAAAGGCAATTGCGATGGCTTATGTGGAAACGCCGTATGCTGAAAACGGCACAACGCTTACCGTCAATGCGCGCGGCCGTGAATTATCCGCCAAAGTTATTCCGACCCCTTTCTACAACGGCGATCCAAGCAAAGATTAA
- a CDS encoding response regulator yields MTPKILVLDDDPEMLSLINLYLKGGRFQVLLSGDPHDAFSVIQKEKPELVICDLTMQGIDGCTFHHEVRQMKDMPFTAFLFIPSVDNDMVDHMNYEIGADECLELPIDKNHLLERVEHIIREATAIRQHVIRTH; encoded by the coding sequence ATGACCCCAAAAATCCTCGTACTTGATGATGACCCTGAAATGTTGTCCTTGATAAACCTATACCTGAAAGGTGGCCGTTTTCAAGTTCTGTTGTCCGGCGATCCGCACGACGCTTTCTCCGTCATACAAAAAGAAAAACCCGAATTAGTCATTTGCGATCTGACCATGCAGGGCATTGACGGATGCACGTTCCATCATGAAGTCAGGCAAATGAAAGACATGCCATTCACTGCATTCCTGTTTATCCCGTCAGTGGATAACGACATGGTTGACCACATGAATTATGAAATCGGCGCAGACGAGTGTTTAGAATTACCTATTGACAAAAACCATTTGCTTGAACGCGTCGAACACATTATTCGCGAAGCAACTGCAATTCGTCAACACGTCATTCGCACGCATTGA